From the genome of Acidobacteriota bacterium, one region includes:
- a CDS encoding HEXXH motif-containing putative peptide modification protein, whose amino-acid sequence MLESIYRGLSHPGLPLDPTILDAITSEHARGVVETFLNRFDSTLEQSGDGLASCLTGWLEHNAALHDVWNTSFGAVERLASSEDPSASNVLFSAAQLALSMMAAGLEGRFQVKFEDPVRLRFDRWCLPAATGVAAECGRGSVDIRLGDTGVRPLALRRPSGSAWRLERSGGGLEELTQVQMGDNQVTFLSDSVFEGGYDLNFPFPIDASGEKTAAAWRAAFQLLGEQAPEYLDWVDRVIQDIIPLKVPNQAMVSGSHNMHWGEVFMTSILEPLKFAEMLVHESSHQYYLIGCMLSNVEDGSDRKLYYSPAKKKERPLDKILLAYHAFANVILMYRRCREAGLETRAEEAKLLPEVEELEKPLRQTRGLTELGVSLWRPLAQRLEESS is encoded by the coding sequence ATGCTGGAAAGCATATACAGAGGATTGTCGCATCCGGGTCTTCCCTTGGACCCGACCATTCTGGATGCAATCACTTCGGAGCATGCACGGGGGGTGGTCGAGACTTTTTTGAACCGCTTCGACAGCACCCTTGAGCAGTCCGGCGACGGCTTGGCCTCTTGCCTGACAGGCTGGCTCGAACATAACGCGGCTCTGCACGACGTCTGGAACACAAGCTTCGGGGCCGTTGAGAGGCTGGCTTCGTCTGAGGACCCCTCTGCATCGAACGTGCTCTTCAGCGCAGCGCAACTGGCTCTTTCCATGATGGCGGCCGGGCTGGAAGGACGTTTCCAGGTCAAGTTTGAAGATCCCGTACGCCTCAGATTCGACCGTTGGTGCCTGCCCGCGGCCACCGGAGTTGCGGCCGAATGCGGCCGAGGATCCGTCGATATCAGGCTGGGCGATACCGGCGTGCGGCCACTGGCACTGCGCAGACCCAGCGGTTCCGCTTGGCGGCTGGAGCGCTCCGGCGGCGGCTTGGAAGAACTGACCCAGGTTCAGATGGGCGACAATCAGGTCACCTTCCTGTCCGATTCCGTTTTCGAGGGCGGATATGATCTCAACTTCCCCTTCCCCATCGATGCCTCGGGAGAGAAGACGGCGGCGGCCTGGCGGGCGGCCTTCCAACTGCTGGGAGAGCAGGCGCCGGAGTACCTGGACTGGGTGGACCGGGTCATCCAGGACATCATCCCGCTCAAGGTGCCCAACCAGGCCATGGTCAGCGGCAGCCACAACATGCACTGGGGCGAGGTCTTCATGACCTCGATTCTGGAACCGCTCAAGTTCGCCGAGATGCTGGTCCACGAGTCCAGCCACCAGTATTACTTGATCGGATGCATGCTCTCCAACGTGGAGGACGGTTCCGACCGCAAGCTCTACTATTCGCCCGCCAAGAAGAAGGAGAGGCCGCTGGACAAGATCCTCCTGGCCTACCACGCCTTTGCCAACGTCATCCTGATGTATCGCCGGTGCAGAGAGGCGGGGCTGGAGACTCGTGCCGAGGAAGCCAAGCTGTTGCCCGAAGTGGAAGAGCTGGAGAAGCCCCTGCGACAGACCCGCGGCTTAACCGAGCTGGGGGTTTCCCTGTGGCGGCCCCTAGCCCAGCGACTGGAGGAGAGCAGCTAG